The nucleotide sequence CCGGGTAAGACTTTGGCGCCTGAAACGACAAATTTATCAACCGAAGCATGAAGGGGGCCCGCTATGTTATTGGCATGAAATCAAAAAAGCCAGTGTCACTCACTACTGATAGGTCCGGCGCGTACAACCGGTCCTGGGATTGGTATACATGCCGAGACCAGTGCCAGTACGATGGATATAATCCTTACCTCCATGACTCCTGACGCGGTCCAAAGTAGAAGATCCTTTCATCTCTCGCATTCCCTTCTATGGCATTCCATGGGGGGTTACACAAGGATCTGAATCTTATTCATGCTAACAGACTTGTAACTCCTCgctaaaaatataaggtCTCTTAAAGCAGTTCAGATTTCGTAATgcatcaagaagatgcaATGAAAATGGATAGTCACAGTGGGATATTCGTATATCCGAGCCTTGATTTTCTGAGTAAGACAAGTCTCACAACCTGTGAACAACACCGTACTCTTTTGATCCTCAATTTCTGTTGTTTTGTTGTGAACTTGTTTCAGTCATATATATTAGAGTGCAGCGTCCTTGTAATCGAAGTTGTTGGTTATCGCACGAGCCAAGATGGGAGACGAAGCAGCCAACGAGTCGCAGGTAGCGATTGTCATCAAGATCCCGCCCTCCTCCCACGCCGACGATGAGTCCTTTGCCGCGACAGTGGCCAGTATTGTCAATTCAGCCTATACGGAGGCTGAAGGGGACATCTTCTTACCTAATTACCAACGCACCTCTCCCACCGAAGTCGCCCAATTCATCCGTAACGGGCAACTCGCAGTTGCGTACCTCAAGGATTCCGGCCACCCTATTGGTTGCGTGTGCATCAAGTTGCTCGGGCCCGGCCGAGGAGAGTTCGGCATGTTGGCACTGGATGCCAAGCATCAGGGCGCTGGGTTAGGGCGGCGACTAGCCATGTTCGCGGAAGCCGAATGCCGCAGGAACGGA is from Fusarium keratoplasticum isolate Fu6.1 chromosome 11, whole genome shotgun sequence and encodes:
- a CDS encoding N-acetyltransferase domain-containing protein, producing the protein MGDEAANESQVAIVIKIPPSSHADDESFAATVASIVNSAYTEAEGDIFLPNYQRTSPTEVAQFIRNGQLAVAYLKDSGHPIGCVCIKLLGPGRGEFGMLALDAKHQGAGLGRRLAMFAEAECRRNGCTIMQLEVLVPKTFHHAGKERMQAWYQRLGYKVVKLGSFDEDYPELAKILSGPTDYKIFEKKLVEAVA